One Opitutaceae bacterium DNA segment encodes these proteins:
- a CDS encoding urease subunit beta, whose amino-acid sequence MIPGQIITPDDRALLATNEGLEKRSIDIVNTGDRPIQVGSHFHFFEVNPALVFERAKARGFRLNIPAGTAVRFEAGDKKRVELVALSGAREVWGLNALVNGPL is encoded by the coding sequence ATGATTCCCGGCCAAATCATCACCCCCGACGACCGCGCATTGCTCGCAACCAACGAGGGGCTTGAGAAGCGCAGTATTGACATAGTCAATACAGGGGATCGCCCCATCCAGGTCGGCTCGCATTTTCATTTCTTCGAGGTAAATCCAGCTCTGGTGTTCGAACGCGCCAAGGCACGCGGATTTCGCCTCAACATCCCGGCCGGGACCGCCGTGCGGTTCGAGGCGGGCGACAAGAAGCGGGTGGAGTTGGTTGCCCTTTCCGGAGCACGCGAGGTCTGGGGGCTCAACGCGCTCGTAAACGGCCCCCTCTGA
- a CDS encoding urease subunit gamma, which yields MHLTPREREKLLVVTAADLARRRQARGLKLNYPESIAIITYEIMEGARDGRSVAELMSFGTTILKKHEVMEGIAEMIHEVQVEATFPDGTKLVTVHHPIRE from the coding sequence ATGCACCTCACGCCGAGAGAACGCGAGAAGCTCCTGGTGGTGACGGCCGCCGATCTGGCCAGGCGCCGCCAGGCGCGCGGCCTGAAGCTGAACTACCCGGAATCCATTGCGATCATCACCTACGAGATCATGGAAGGAGCCCGCGACGGGAGGTCGGTCGCCGAGTTGATGAGCTTCGGCACGACAATCCTCAAGAAGCACGAGGTGATGGAGGGGATTGCAGAGATGATCCACGAGGTCCAGGTCGAGGCCACTTTCCCGGACGGGACAAAGCTCGTGACAGTGCATCACCCAATCCGCGAATAA
- a CDS encoding ABC transporter ATP-binding protein, whose product MTSLLQLSSVETYIGGSRILRGLDLQINAGEVVALMGRNGVGKTTTLKSITGVLPIRQGEISFSGSRIDRLSPDARARAGIGYVPQGRDIFPHLTVEENLHVGLVVHSKKGTAAKNALDRVYSLFPVLKEMLRRKGGVLSGGQQQQLAIGRALLTEPSLLILDEPTEGIQPSIIDHIGDTLKKLKTESLRRYDEEVQGAIKALKKEGKLAILLVEQYVDFCRDVADRFYAMDRGAVVVSGPIASLTDDVVKRHLQV is encoded by the coding sequence ATGACGAGTCTGCTCCAACTCTCCTCAGTCGAGACCTACATTGGCGGCTCCAGAATTCTTCGGGGCCTGGATCTTCAGATCAACGCAGGCGAGGTGGTCGCGTTGATGGGTCGAAATGGCGTCGGCAAGACGACCACCCTCAAATCAATCACCGGTGTGCTGCCGATCCGGCAGGGCGAGATCAGCTTCTCCGGCTCCCGCATCGACCGCCTGTCGCCGGACGCTCGCGCCCGGGCCGGGATTGGCTATGTGCCGCAGGGACGCGACATCTTTCCTCATCTGACCGTCGAGGAAAACCTTCATGTGGGGCTCGTGGTGCACAGCAAGAAGGGCACCGCGGCAAAAAACGCGCTCGACCGTGTCTACAGCCTCTTTCCCGTCCTGAAGGAAATGCTCAGGCGCAAAGGTGGCGTGCTTTCGGGAGGCCAACAGCAGCAATTGGCGATCGGCCGCGCCCTGCTCACGGAGCCAAGCCTGCTCATACTCGATGAGCCGACCGAGGGTATTCAGCCGTCGATCATCGATCACATCGGAGATACGCTCAAGAAGTTGAAGACGGAGAGTCTCCGTCGTTACGACGAGGAAGTGCAGGGTGCGATCAAGGCTCTGAAGAAGGAGGGCAAGCTCGCGATCCTGCTCGTCGAGCAATACGTGGATTTCTGTCGGGATGTCGCAGATCGTTTTTACGCAATGGATCGCGGCGCCGTGGTGGTTTCGGGACCGATCGCCTCGCTAACCGACGATGTGGTGAAGCGTCACCTGCAAGTCTGA